A window of the Streptomyces sp. NBC_00250 genome harbors these coding sequences:
- the sucD gene encoding succinate--CoA ligase subunit alpha: MAIFLTKDSKVIVQGMTGATGMKHTKLMLGDGTNIVGGVNPRKAGTSVDFDGTEVPVFGSVAEAMKETGANVSVLFVPPAFAKAAVVEAIDAEIPLAVVITEGIAVHDSAAFWAYAQAKGNKTRIIGPNCPGLITPGQSNAGIIPGDITKPGRIGLVSKSGTLTYQMMYELRDIGFSSAVGIGGDPVIGTTHIDALAAFEADPDTDLIVMIGEIGGDAEERAADFIKANVTKPVVGYVAGFTAPEGKTMGHAGAIVSGSSGTAQAKKEALEAAGVKVGKTPTETAKLARAILAG, encoded by the coding sequence ATGGCTATCTTCCTGACCAAGGACAGCAAGGTCATCGTCCAGGGCATGACCGGTGCCACGGGCATGAAGCACACCAAGCTCATGCTGGGTGACGGCACCAACATCGTCGGTGGCGTGAACCCGCGCAAGGCCGGCACGTCCGTCGACTTCGACGGCACCGAGGTCCCGGTCTTCGGCTCCGTCGCCGAGGCGATGAAGGAGACCGGCGCCAACGTCTCGGTCCTCTTCGTGCCGCCGGCGTTCGCGAAGGCCGCCGTGGTCGAGGCGATCGACGCCGAGATCCCGCTGGCCGTCGTCATCACCGAGGGCATCGCGGTCCACGACTCCGCCGCCTTCTGGGCGTACGCGCAGGCGAAGGGCAACAAGACCCGCATCATCGGCCCGAACTGCCCCGGTCTCATCACCCCGGGCCAGTCCAACGCCGGCATCATCCCGGGCGACATCACGAAGCCGGGCCGCATCGGCCTGGTCTCGAAGTCCGGCACGCTGACGTACCAGATGATGTACGAGCTCCGTGACATCGGCTTCTCGTCCGCCGTCGGCATCGGTGGCGACCCGGTCATCGGCACCACGCACATCGACGCCCTCGCGGCGTTCGAGGCGGACCCCGACACCGACCTGATCGTCATGATCGGTGAGATCGGCGGCGACGCCGAGGAGCGTGCGGCCGACTTCATCAAGGCCAACGTCACCAAGCCGGTCGTCGGCTACGTCGCGGGCTTCACCGCGCCCGAGGGCAAGACCATGGGCCACGCCGGCGCCATCGTCTCCGGCTCCTCCGGCACCGCCCAGGCGAAGAAGGAGGCCCTTGAGGCCGCGGGCGTCAAGGTCGGCAAGACGCCGACCGAGACGGCCAAGCTGGCGCGCGCGATCCTCGCCGGCTGA
- the sucC gene encoding ADP-forming succinate--CoA ligase subunit beta, with translation MDLFEYQARDLFAKHGVPVLAGEVIDTPEAARAATERLGGKSVVKAQVKVGGRGKAGGVKLAGDADEAVARATDILGMDIKGHTVHKVMIAELSPEIEAEYYVSYLLDRTNRTFLAMASVQGGMDIEEVAEKTPEALAKVPVNAVDGVSIEKAREIVALAKFPADVAEGVAEALVTLWKTFVAEDALLVEVNPLVKTKDGRILALDGKVSLDENADFRQPDHEALEDKAAANPLEAAAKAKNLNYVKLEGEVGIIGNGAGLVMSTLDVVAYAGENHGGVKPANFLDIGGGASAEVMANGLEIILGDPDVKSVFVNVFGGITACDEVANGIVQALELLASKGEEVTKPLVVRLDGNNAELGRKILSDANHPLVQRVDTMDGAADKAAELAAAK, from the coding sequence GTGGACCTGTTCGAGTACCAGGCGAGGGATCTCTTCGCCAAGCACGGAGTACCGGTGCTGGCCGGTGAAGTCATCGACACGCCTGAGGCCGCGCGCGCCGCGACCGAGCGCCTCGGCGGCAAGTCCGTCGTCAAGGCCCAGGTGAAGGTCGGTGGCCGCGGCAAGGCCGGCGGCGTCAAGCTGGCCGGCGACGCGGACGAGGCCGTCGCCCGCGCGACGGACATCCTCGGGATGGACATCAAGGGCCACACGGTCCACAAGGTGATGATCGCCGAGCTGTCCCCGGAGATCGAGGCGGAGTACTACGTCTCGTACCTCCTCGACCGCACCAACCGCACCTTCCTCGCGATGGCGTCGGTGCAGGGCGGCATGGACATCGAGGAGGTCGCGGAGAAGACCCCCGAGGCCCTCGCGAAGGTCCCGGTCAACGCCGTCGACGGCGTGAGCATCGAGAAGGCCCGCGAGATCGTGGCCCTGGCGAAGTTCCCGGCCGATGTGGCCGAGGGCGTCGCCGAGGCCCTGGTGACCCTGTGGAAGACCTTCGTCGCCGAGGACGCGCTCCTCGTCGAGGTCAACCCGCTGGTGAAGACCAAGGACGGCCGCATCCTGGCCCTGGACGGCAAGGTGTCTCTCGACGAGAACGCCGACTTCCGTCAGCCCGACCACGAGGCGCTCGAGGACAAGGCCGCAGCCAACCCGCTCGAGGCTGCCGCCAAGGCCAAGAACCTCAACTACGTCAAGCTCGAGGGCGAGGTCGGCATCATCGGTAACGGTGCCGGTCTGGTCATGTCGACCCTGGACGTCGTCGCGTACGCCGGTGAGAACCACGGCGGCGTGAAGCCGGCCAACTTCCTCGACATCGGTGGCGGCGCCTCCGCCGAGGTCATGGCGAACGGCCTGGAGATCATCCTGGGCGACCCGGACGTCAAGTCCGTGTTCGTCAACGTCTTCGGTGGCATCACCGCCTGTGACGAGGTCGCCAACGGCATCGTCCAGGCCCTGGAGCTCCTCGCCTCCAAGGGCGAAGAGGTCACCAAGCCGCTGGTCGTGCGCCTCGACGGCAACAACGCGGAGCTGGGTCGCAAGATCCTGTCGGACGCGAACCACCCGCTCGTGCAGCGCGTGGACACCATGGACGGCGCGGCCGACAAGGCCGCCGAGCTCGCGGCTGCGAAGTAA
- a CDS encoding ATP-binding protein, which yields MPVPETIAQPGSGVETDTGPGQSQAVTEVLRPHAEHAFADELAALAAADDRPRPARWRLSPWAVATYLLGGTLPDGTVITPKYVGPRRIVEVAVTTLATDRALLLLGVPGTAKTWVSEHLAAAVSGDSTLLVQGTAGTPEEAVRYGWNYARLLAHGPSRDALVPSPVMRAMAQGMTARVEELTRIPADVQDTLITILSEKTLPLPELGQEVQAVPGFNLIATANDRDRGVNELSSALRRRFNTVVLPLPATPEAEVDIVARRVEQLGRSLELPVLPDGVAEIRRVVTVFRELRDGVTTDGRTRVKSPSGTLSTAEAISVVTGGLALAAHFGDGVLRPADIAAGILGAVVRDPAADRVVWQEYLETVVRERDDWKDFYRACREVSV from the coding sequence ATGCCCGTGCCCGAAACCATCGCGCAGCCCGGTTCCGGTGTCGAGACGGACACCGGACCGGGGCAGTCGCAGGCCGTGACCGAGGTCCTGCGACCGCACGCGGAGCACGCCTTCGCCGACGAACTCGCCGCGCTCGCCGCGGCCGACGACCGGCCCCGCCCCGCCCGCTGGCGCCTCTCGCCGTGGGCCGTCGCCACCTACCTCCTCGGCGGCACCCTCCCCGACGGGACGGTGATCACCCCCAAGTACGTGGGACCGCGCCGCATCGTGGAGGTCGCCGTCACCACGCTCGCCACCGACCGGGCGCTGCTCCTGCTCGGGGTGCCCGGCACCGCCAAGACCTGGGTCTCCGAGCACCTCGCCGCCGCCGTCAGCGGCGACTCCACCCTCCTCGTCCAGGGCACCGCAGGCACCCCCGAGGAGGCCGTCCGGTACGGCTGGAACTACGCCCGGCTCCTCGCCCACGGCCCCAGCAGGGACGCCCTCGTGCCGAGCCCCGTGATGCGGGCGATGGCGCAGGGCATGACCGCGCGCGTGGAGGAGCTCACCCGCATCCCCGCCGACGTGCAGGACACGCTCATCACGATCCTGTCCGAGAAGACCCTGCCCCTTCCCGAACTGGGGCAGGAGGTGCAGGCGGTGCCCGGCTTCAACCTGATCGCCACGGCCAACGACCGCGACCGGGGCGTCAACGAACTCTCCAGCGCACTGCGTCGTCGCTTCAACACGGTGGTCCTGCCGCTGCCCGCCACCCCCGAGGCCGAGGTCGACATCGTCGCCCGCCGCGTCGAGCAGCTCGGTCGCTCCCTCGAACTGCCGGTCCTCCCGGACGGCGTCGCCGAGATCCGCCGGGTCGTCACCGTCTTCCGCGAACTGCGGGACGGGGTCACCACCGACGGAAGGACCCGGGTCAAGTCGCCCTCGGGCACGCTCTCCACGGCCGAGGCCATCTCCGTCGTCACGGGCGGCCTCGCCCTCGCCGCCCACTTCGGTGACGGCGTCCTGCGCCCGGCCGACATCGCGGCGGGCATCCTCGGCGCGGTCGTCCGCGACCCGGCGGCCGACCGGGTGGTCTGGCAGGAGTACCTGGAGACGGTGGTCAGGGAGAGAGACGACTGGAAGGACTTCTACCGCGCCTGCCGCGAGGTGAGCGTATGA
- a CDS encoding DUF5682 family protein, translating to MTPTPTSRPTSTPAPESAPAPTPTPESTPTPALTFESTPESAPAPKAAGGLLDGPLVLGVRHHGPGSARGVRAALEAAKPAVVLVEGPAEADALVALAGDPGMRPPVALLAHAVDDPGRASFWPMAAFSPEWVAIRWALDRGAEVRFIDLPAAHTLAALDPTWDDGEDEVSGGGLRIDPVAELAGAAGYEDAERWWEDVVELRGDDDPTAPFEALAEAMGALREAYGHGGHPRDLVREAHMRLQLRAARKEFGDAVAVVCGAWHVPALTRRTTVAADRALLKGLPKVKTEMTWVPWTHRRLARRSGYGAGIDSPGWYAHLFAVPDRPVERWMTKVAGLLRAEDHLVSTAHVIEAARLAETLAALRGRPLPGLDETTDAVRAVLCEGSDVPLDLVRDRLVVGDVLGEVPAGAPAVPLQRDLTRRQRTLRLKPEATERDLELDLRKDMDGERSRLLHRLRLLGVGWGEPATGRSGTGTFRETWRLSWEPELYVQVAEAGVWGTTVEAAATARARSRALGATALADITALAEQCLLAGLTDALPVVMRALADRAALDTDVAHLAQALPALARSLRYGDVRGTGTAALAEVAAGLAERICVGLPPACAGLGADAAAAMRERIDEVHQALGLLPGAAGLTDRWAGVLRRLADRDRIPGVLRGRAARLLLDEGRIADDEAALLMSRALSPGTPPADAAAWIDGFAGGASGGGLLLVHDERLLGLLDDWLTGVRAEAFTDVLPLLRRTFSGYESGVRRTLGELVARGPKAEGPGHTAPGVPGFGATTDRERADAVLPLLHLVLGTEALV from the coding sequence ATGACGCCCACACCCACCTCCAGGCCTACCTCTACGCCCGCACCAGAATCCGCACCCGCACCCACGCCCACACCCGAATCCACACCCACACCCGCGCTCACATTCGAATCCACACCCGAATCCGCACCCGCACCCAAGGCCGCGGGCGGTCTCCTCGACGGGCCGCTCGTGCTCGGGGTCCGGCACCACGGGCCCGGGTCCGCGCGCGGGGTGCGGGCCGCGCTGGAGGCGGCCAAGCCCGCCGTCGTGCTCGTCGAAGGGCCCGCCGAGGCCGACGCGCTCGTGGCGCTCGCCGGGGACCCCGGCATGCGGCCACCGGTCGCGCTGCTCGCCCACGCCGTGGACGACCCCGGGCGGGCCTCGTTCTGGCCGATGGCGGCGTTCTCGCCCGAGTGGGTCGCGATCCGCTGGGCCCTCGACCGGGGCGCCGAGGTCCGCTTCATCGACCTGCCCGCCGCCCACACCCTCGCCGCCCTCGACCCCACCTGGGACGACGGGGAGGACGAGGTCTCCGGCGGCGGCCTGCGGATCGACCCGGTCGCCGAACTCGCCGGGGCCGCCGGATACGAGGACGCCGAGCGCTGGTGGGAGGACGTCGTCGAACTGCGCGGTGACGACGACCCCACCGCCCCCTTCGAGGCCCTCGCCGAGGCCATGGGCGCGCTCCGCGAGGCGTACGGACACGGCGGCCACCCCCGCGACCTCGTCCGCGAGGCCCACATGCGGCTCCAGCTCCGCGCCGCCCGCAAGGAGTTCGGCGATGCCGTCGCCGTCGTCTGCGGCGCCTGGCACGTCCCCGCCCTCACCCGGAGGACCACCGTCGCCGCCGACCGGGCCCTGCTCAAGGGCCTGCCCAAGGTGAAGACCGAGATGACCTGGGTCCCCTGGACCCACCGCAGGCTCGCCCGCCGCTCGGGATACGGCGCCGGGATCGACTCGCCCGGCTGGTACGCGCACCTCTTCGCCGTCCCCGACCGGCCCGTCGAGCGCTGGATGACCAAGGTCGCCGGACTCCTCAGGGCCGAGGACCACCTCGTCTCCACCGCCCATGTCATCGAGGCCGCCCGGCTCGCCGAGACCCTCGCCGCCCTGCGCGGCAGGCCGCTCCCCGGCCTCGACGAGACGACCGACGCCGTCCGCGCCGTCCTCTGCGAGGGCTCCGACGTGCCGCTCGACCTCGTCCGGGACCGCCTCGTCGTCGGCGACGTCCTCGGCGAGGTCCCGGCCGGCGCCCCCGCCGTACCCCTCCAGCGCGATCTGACCCGCCGCCAGCGCACCCTGCGCCTCAAGCCCGAGGCCACCGAGCGCGACCTCGAACTCGACCTCCGCAAGGACATGGACGGGGAGCGGAGCCGGCTGCTGCACCGGCTGCGGCTCCTCGGCGTCGGCTGGGGCGAACCGGCCACCGGCCGCTCCGGCACCGGCACCTTCCGGGAGACCTGGCGGCTGAGCTGGGAACCCGAGCTGTACGTCCAGGTCGCCGAGGCCGGCGTCTGGGGCACCACCGTCGAGGCCGCCGCCACCGCCCGGGCCCGCTCCCGAGCCCTCGGGGCGACCGCCCTCGCCGACATCACCGCCCTCGCCGAGCAGTGCCTCCTCGCCGGTCTCACCGACGCGCTCCCCGTCGTCATGCGGGCGCTCGCCGACCGGGCCGCGCTCGACACCGACGTCGCCCACCTCGCCCAGGCGCTCCCGGCCCTCGCCCGCTCCCTGCGCTACGGCGATGTCCGCGGCACCGGGACGGCGGCCCTCGCCGAGGTCGCCGCCGGCCTCGCCGAACGGATCTGCGTCGGCCTGCCACCCGCCTGCGCCGGACTCGGCGCCGACGCGGCCGCCGCCATGCGCGAGCGGATCGACGAGGTCCACCAGGCCCTCGGACTGCTCCCCGGAGCGGCCGGGCTGACCGACCGCTGGGCGGGCGTCCTGCGCCGTCTCGCCGACCGCGACCGGATCCCGGGCGTCCTCAGGGGCCGGGCCGCCCGGCTCCTCCTCGACGAGGGCCGGATCGCCGACGACGAGGCCGCCCTCCTCATGAGCCGCGCCCTCTCGCCCGGCACCCCGCCCGCCGACGCCGCCGCCTGGATAGACGGCTTCGCCGGCGGGGCCTCGGGCGGCGGACTGCTCCTGGTCCACGACGAGCGGCTCCTCGGCCTGCTCGACGACTGGCTCACGGGCGTCCGGGCCGAGGCGTTCACCGATGTGCTGCCGCTGCTGCGCCGCACCTTCTCCGGGTACGAGTCGGGCGTACGCCGCACGCTCGGCGAGCTGGTCGCCCGGGGTCCCAAGGCAGAAGGCCCCGGGCACACCGCCCCCGGTGTCCCCGGCTTCGGCGCCACGACCGACCGGGAGCGGGCGGACGCAGTGCTGCCCCTCCTCCACCTCGTCCTCGGCACGGAGGCCCTCGTATGA
- a CDS encoding VWA domain-containing protein, whose translation MSTGTTTGTSSAVNTGTTTGTSSATTTGATTLHASGSDDERLRRWRLVLGGGEADGTGRALTGTDAAMDGALTALYGGKTQGGDRAGRDRSAGLGASAPSVARWLGDIRTYFPSSVVQVMQRDAIDRLGLATLLLEPEMLEAVEADVHLVGTLLSLHKAMPETTRETARAVVRKVVDDLEKRLASRTRATLTGALDRSARIGRPRHRDIDWDRTIRANLKNYLPEHRTVVPERLIGHGRASRAIRKEVVLCVDQSGSMAASVVHASVFGAVLASMRSIATRLVVFDTAVVDLTDRLDDPVDVLFGTQLGGGTDINRALAHCQSKITRPADTVVVLISDLYEGGIRDEMLKRVAAMKASGVQFVALLALSDEGAPAYDRDHAAALAALGAPAFACTPDLFPEIMAAALEKRPLPIPAA comes from the coding sequence ATGAGCACAGGCACGACCACCGGCACGAGCAGTGCCGTGAATACAGGGACGACCACCGGCACGAGCAGCGCCACGACCACCGGCGCGACCACCCTTCACGCGTCGGGGAGCGACGACGAGCGGCTGCGCCGCTGGCGTCTCGTCCTCGGCGGAGGCGAGGCCGACGGCACCGGCCGCGCCCTCACCGGCACCGACGCCGCCATGGACGGAGCGCTCACCGCGCTCTACGGCGGTAAGACCCAGGGCGGCGACCGGGCCGGCCGGGACCGCTCGGCCGGACTGGGCGCCTCGGCGCCCTCCGTCGCCCGCTGGCTCGGCGACATCCGCACGTACTTCCCCAGCTCCGTCGTCCAGGTCATGCAGCGCGACGCGATCGACCGACTCGGCCTCGCCACCCTCCTCCTGGAGCCGGAGATGCTGGAGGCCGTCGAGGCGGACGTCCACCTCGTCGGCACCCTGCTCTCCCTCCACAAGGCCATGCCCGAGACGACCAGGGAGACTGCGCGGGCCGTCGTCCGCAAGGTCGTCGACGACCTGGAGAAGCGCCTCGCCTCCCGCACCCGCGCGACCCTCACCGGCGCCCTCGACCGCTCCGCCCGGATCGGCCGGCCCCGCCACCGGGACATCGACTGGGACCGCACGATCCGCGCCAACCTCAAGAACTATCTGCCCGAGCACCGCACGGTCGTCCCCGAGCGGCTGATCGGCCACGGGCGTGCCTCGCGGGCGATACGGAAGGAGGTCGTGCTCTGCGTCGACCAGTCCGGCTCCATGGCCGCCTCGGTCGTCCACGCCTCCGTCTTCGGCGCGGTGCTCGCCTCCATGCGGTCGATCGCCACCCGGCTCGTCGTCTTCGACACCGCCGTCGTCGACCTGACCGACCGGCTCGACGACCCCGTCGACGTCCTCTTCGGCACCCAGCTCGGCGGCGGCACCGACATCAACCGCGCCCTCGCCCACTGCCAGTCGAAGATCACCCGCCCCGCCGACACCGTCGTCGTCCTCATCAGCGATCTGTACGAGGGGGGCATCCGCGACGAGATGCTGAAGCGGGTCGCGGCCATGAAGGCCTCCGGTGTCCAGTTCGTCGCGCTGCTCGCCCTCTCCGACGAGGGCGCCCCGGCGTACGACCGTGACCACGCGGCGGCACTCGCCGCGCTCGGCGCCCCGGCCTTCGCCTGTACCCCCGACCTGTTCCCGGAGATCATGGCCGCCGCCCTGGAGAAGCGCCCGCTGCCGATCCCCGCGGCCTGA
- a CDS encoding cell division protein PerM: MTHVTEHPLVQGGRSAALATACVRGGVAAGLGLGALAVLVVAAWISSPYPDSGPGGALHLAAGLWLLAHGVDLVRTDTLSGLPAPLGIVPMLLVVLPVWLVHRAARDTLDADDRGDRSRPSTGGAVAAVAGGYLLVAAAVVVYSESGPLPADLITAGLWLPAVVVGAAGAGAWTALGRPLPEQRQAAAAVRATGLGLVTLLGGGAVAAAVSLAWHAGEAQAAYAALSGEWSGRVAVLLLVLALLPNMAVWGAAYGLGPGFTLGTGALATPLGLAGDPALPPFPLLAALPEGGRGTWIHWTAAAVPLVAAVLQGRRVGRSARTWTARDTALTALGAAWGCGAVVAVLSGAAGGPLGSGRLSAFGPVWWQTGAATVLWGACVGVPVALGVRAWGRRVPRPKPLPVPAEASVAGPAAGAEKWAASGLVPVPGPVPPSTPDPETPEEAQPDTAPATSAVPEAGPDLGRADDPYSAPYADPYGDAAFEPYDYLPAAWEPASPPPPDAP, translated from the coding sequence GTGACCCATGTGACCGAGCACCCCCTGGTCCAGGGCGGCCGTTCCGCCGCGCTCGCCACCGCCTGCGTCCGGGGCGGGGTCGCCGCCGGACTCGGACTCGGCGCCCTCGCGGTCCTGGTGGTCGCGGCCTGGATCAGCTCCCCGTACCCCGACAGCGGCCCCGGCGGCGCCCTCCACCTGGCGGCGGGACTCTGGCTGCTCGCCCACGGCGTGGACCTCGTCCGTACGGACACCCTGTCCGGCCTGCCCGCGCCCCTCGGCATCGTGCCGATGCTCTTGGTCGTCCTGCCCGTCTGGCTCGTCCACCGGGCCGCCCGCGACACCCTCGACGCGGACGACCGCGGCGACCGGTCACGCCCGTCCACGGGCGGTGCGGTCGCCGCCGTGGCCGGGGGATATCTCCTGGTCGCGGCCGCCGTCGTGGTCTACAGCGAGAGCGGCCCGCTGCCCGCCGACCTGATCACCGCCGGGCTCTGGCTGCCCGCCGTCGTGGTCGGCGCGGCGGGGGCCGGCGCCTGGACGGCGCTCGGCCGCCCGCTCCCCGAACAGCGGCAGGCCGCCGCCGCCGTGCGCGCGACGGGGCTCGGGCTCGTGACGCTGCTCGGTGGCGGTGCGGTGGCGGCGGCGGTCTCCCTCGCCTGGCACGCGGGCGAGGCCCAGGCCGCGTACGCCGCCCTTTCGGGGGAGTGGTCGGGGCGGGTGGCGGTGCTGCTGCTTGTGCTCGCGCTGCTGCCGAACATGGCCGTCTGGGGGGCGGCGTACGGGCTCGGGCCGGGCTTCACCCTCGGCACGGGCGCGCTCGCGACCCCGCTGGGCCTCGCCGGGGACCCGGCCCTGCCGCCCTTCCCGCTGCTCGCCGCGCTGCCCGAGGGAGGGCGCGGCACCTGGATCCACTGGACGGCCGCGGCGGTCCCGCTGGTGGCCGCCGTGCTCCAGGGCCGCCGGGTGGGCCGCTCGGCACGGACCTGGACGGCCCGGGACACGGCACTCACGGCGCTGGGTGCGGCCTGGGGCTGCGGGGCCGTGGTCGCCGTCCTCTCGGGGGCGGCGGGCGGCCCGCTCGGCAGCGGCCGGCTGTCCGCGTTCGGCCCCGTGTGGTGGCAGACGGGCGCGGCGACGGTCCTGTGGGGTGCCTGCGTCGGGGTGCCGGTGGCCCTGGGCGTACGGGCCTGGGGCCGGCGCGTCCCCCGGCCGAAGCCCCTGCCGGTTCCGGCGGAGGCCTCCGTGGCCGGACCGGCGGCCGGGGCCGAGAAGTGGGCCGCCTCGGGCCTCGTGCCCGTGCCCGGCCCCGTACCCCCGTCCACCCCGGACCCGGAGACGCCCGAGGAGGCGCAGCCGGACACGGCTCCGGCGACCTCGGCCGTGCCGGAGGCCGGTCCGGACCTCGGCCGGGCCGACGATCCGTACAGCGCCCCCTACGCCGACCCGTACGGCGACGCCGCCTTCGAGCCCTACGACTACCTCCCGGCGGCCTGGGAACCCGCCTCGCCACCGCCTCCGGACGCGCCCTAG
- a CDS encoding sigma factor-like helix-turn-helix DNA-binding protein encodes MSRSTADSASSATLPTPKERRRLREALALSEEQVAEAMGVTKATVKSWETGRSAPRGRKREAYAKLLGTHEPDADGQPPVPTETQAQSPVRTQAQADAQAQQPQHQPQAQAHAQPQAQAGNVRPKAAAERAAEPPKAPAPSPAVSPGPAREGPPNPQERLKPAGTAEAAPPVPARPPAVPGLTPEEAFDALYAHAAHGLVHQTYLLTGRRRLSRESVEYAFHHAWEHWPEVAVDADPVGWVRATAYEYALSPWHRMRRAHKHPDSPPTEANRRAVLTALLELPPAYRRTVLLYDGLGLDLPETAAETEASTPAAANRLLHARTVLGKRVPELAEPEALHRRLSALVTEAPTATLPAARVVRTGSERRTRTWTRAVLGVTAVLICVTGFAAATAPTHYIPVNVPGETVNGVPVRGGPQKLRPEDLELRDILRSEPNPGPERLVPAAE; translated from the coding sequence ATGAGCCGGAGCACCGCGGATTCCGCATCCTCCGCCACCCTGCCGACCCCGAAGGAGCGGCGCAGGTTGCGCGAGGCCCTCGCCCTGAGCGAGGAGCAGGTCGCCGAGGCCATGGGCGTCACGAAGGCCACGGTCAAGTCATGGGAGACCGGGCGCTCGGCACCCCGGGGCCGCAAACGCGAGGCGTACGCGAAACTGCTCGGCACGCACGAGCCGGACGCCGACGGGCAGCCGCCCGTGCCGACGGAGACCCAGGCGCAGTCACCCGTACGGACGCAGGCGCAGGCAGACGCGCAGGCGCAGCAACCACAGCACCAGCCACAGGCGCAGGCACACGCGCAGCCACAGGCGCAGGCCGGCAACGTCCGGCCCAAGGCCGCCGCCGAGCGGGCCGCCGAGCCGCCGAAGGCCCCCGCCCCCTCCCCGGCCGTCTCTCCCGGCCCCGCCCGTGAAGGCCCCCCGAATCCGCAGGAGCGGCTGAAACCGGCAGGGACGGCGGAAGCTGCCCCGCCCGTCCCCGCGCGGCCCCCCGCCGTACCGGGACTCACCCCCGAGGAGGCCTTCGACGCGCTGTACGCGCACGCGGCGCACGGTCTCGTCCACCAGACGTATCTGCTGACCGGCCGACGGCGGCTCTCCCGCGAGTCCGTCGAGTACGCCTTCCACCACGCCTGGGAGCACTGGCCCGAGGTCGCCGTCGACGCGGACCCGGTGGGCTGGGTGCGGGCGACGGCGTACGAGTACGCGCTCTCCCCGTGGCACCGGATGCGCCGGGCCCACAAGCACCCCGACTCCCCACCCACCGAGGCGAACCGGCGGGCGGTGCTCACCGCGCTCCTCGAACTGCCGCCGGCGTACCGCCGTACCGTCCTGCTCTACGACGGGCTCGGCCTCGATCTGCCGGAGACGGCCGCCGAGACCGAGGCGAGCACCCCCGCGGCCGCCAACCGGCTGCTGCACGCCCGTACGGTCCTCGGGAAGCGGGTCCCGGAGCTCGCCGAGCCGGAGGCCCTGCACCGGCGGCTCAGCGCGCTCGTCACGGAGGCGCCGACGGCGACCCTCCCGGCGGCCCGCGTGGTCCGGACGGGCAGCGAACGCCGGACCCGGACCTGGACGCGCGCGGTGCTGGGGGTGACGGCGGTCCTCATCTGCGTCACGGGCTTCGCGGCGGCGACGGCGCCGACGCACTACATCCCGGTCAACGTCCCCGGCGAGACCGTCAACGGCGTCCCCGTGCGCGGTGGCCCTCAGAAGCTCCGCCCGGAGGACCTGGAGCTCCGCGACATACTGCGCTCGGAGCCCAACCCGGGCCCGGAGCGGCTGGTCCCGGCCGCCGAGTAA